TCCAGTTGCAACGATGTGATGTCCCCCCTCATATGTGGAAAGACCTCTGCATGCAGTTGAAACGGCACTGATACTACCAGTGATTTAAAAAGAGAAAAGATACTACATGTGAATTCACATGTGTGTCCTAACCTCAATTACATATGGGCCGCCTAAAAGCTAAACCCCTCCCTGTAAGGACATTCTTCGTCCTACAACTGTGCCTCGTCACAAATGTAAAATATCGATCGTCTTACCTTCATGTAAGAAATGCAACTTTGGCATCATTTCTGAAGTGCTTTGCTGATGAAAAATGTCCCGAGAGCTAGAAAAAAGAGGAGCAAAATCATCCTTTCCTAAGTGCTTTTTGCTGCTTCTCCATGTCCCTCCCTGCAAAAGATAATGAGAAACATTTGAAATCACTTACTGCAAGTCTGCAAAAATGTTGAATTGCAAAAGGGAAAACGAAAATTCCCAGCCGAACTCTGCCTTTGTCTAAAGAATCATTACTGACAGCATTTGAGACTTGACTCCTGATTGTGTATATGACCTTGAGCATTTTGTCTAAAGAATCCTTAGCTAACTGGTGTTTCACGTCTTTCTCTCCTGATTCAGACAAGACCTTTGCTGATGATGTCCTGCAGTGAGGCTGCAGGGAAGATGACGATTCACACGAGTTACATCTTTCATACAAAATATCTTGATTGTAACCCCAGAAGTGCTGAAATAGTTTTCTTAACAGAGCTTCACAAACTTGTTCATGCAGCTAAATGGCAAGGCACTTATGTTCATGCAAAAGCACATGGTAGCAATTGTTTCAACAACCTGCATTGTCTCTGGTTGCTCTGGCGCTTCTTGATTTTGTACTCGAGATGGCTTTCATTGTTTCCGAATATCGCGTGAATGCCTACAATATAAAGCATCACGCTAAACTGAGGCACGGATTTTATGTTGGCATCACTACAGAGACAGCAGCAAAATGATAACTATTGACTACAGTACTGAACAGCTTGAGGCTCTTATACTTGTTTCTTGTGGAACTAAACGACTACATAAACTTTCGGAATAACTTATGATAGCTGCCATTGGATCAACTGCGTAGTTTTCAGatgaaataaataaataaaggcAGCCCCTGGTCGCTGGTCAGCTCTATATGACCTGATCCTTTGAAACTTGCGCAGAAGCAGCGTGAGCAACCTTTGCGGCACCTCCGGAGGGAAAAGCCTCGGAATCTCGTCCTTTGCGATGGTCTCATAGACACACCTGCGGATCAGCTGCAACAGAGAGAAGTACATAGCATTAAGCACAGAGCCAAGCTCCTTTGGCATAAATGTCTCTGCATTTGGCGCGAGCGACGGCGCGGAAGGAAGAAAGGAAGGGGAGCGGGTAGCTACGGCCGGGGTCGAGCTCCGGGGCCAGCGGCGGGAGGTGCGCGTGCCCCCAGAGCGCCGCCGCCGATGTCGTCCCGTGTTGCCGCTCCTCCATCGCCGGCCGGGTTCCGCCGCCGCGTGCGGGGAGACTATGGGCCAACACGTGAGTAGCAAAGGCAACGCGGGTTGCTAGCGGGCTGAATTTAGGCAACGGGCCTTGACTGGTAAGAGGGGGGAAGATGACGGGGTCTCGCCTTCAGCGAGAGGGGAGGAAGCACTCGCTGAAGGGGGAAACCTAGATGGACGGACCACCAGAACGGGATGCCACTGCCTCCTTTTCTCGTTTTTTCTTACGTTTTCTGTTTCgtttttttttgcctttttttacttctgtttatactttaaaatattctaaatgtatatattataaaaaaaatctattgaaacatttcaaaaatgttgaacaattatttgaaaattttgaacaaGTATCTGAAAACTGTTGAATaggtatttgaaaaatgttgaagaagtattttaaaaaaatgttgatcGTGTATATataaatgttaatcaagcatttgaaaaaatgttgaacaagtatttgaataATATTGAACAATTATCTCAATAATGTTGAACAggtatttgaaaaaaatgttgaccatgtatataaaaatgttgaacGCATATTTGAataatgttgaacaagtatttcaaatttttgaataagtattaaaaatgttCAACAAGTATTcgaaaatgttgaataagtattaaaaatgttgaacaaggatttgaaaatgttgaataagtattaaaaaatatTGAGCAAGTATTCCAAAAATgttgaacatgtttttgaaaaatgttgaataagtgtTAAATGTTGAAAAAGTATTTAAAACATATTGAATAAGCGCTCGGACAATGTTGAACTTGTATACAAAAGATGTTGATCACTTATTAAAAAAATTGACATATACGAAAATGTAGAGTGAAAATGAAAACAAACATAAGAAAAAACAAATAGAAAACTAAAATGGAGAaggaaaaacaaacaaaaaaggagaagaaacaAAATGcaagaaaacaaaaaatgaatAAACAAAATGCAAGAAAGAATGGAAAGAAAATGGAGaagaaacaaataaaataaacaaaaaaaacagaaaaaaaaactggCTAGAATAGCCTCAAGTAGGACGCGCCCTACAACTAATCACGAGATGGACCCTAGGCGGAGTGGCTAGCTGCAGCTGAAATGAGCAATGCTACACAGACGATACATGTGTGCACGATTTGTGGACGATGGACAACAGCACCATTGGATTGTATTGTTTAACAAATCTGCACTGTTCAAGAAAGCCATCGTCCAGATATCGTGCATGCATAATCGTCTGTAGAGTAGTTTCGAGCTGAAATCTGACTGGAGATCCCTGGTTCTCCCATTTCTTCGCCTCTTTTTTTAATCGCTACGCTCGCGCCAGCGGGCTGGCCCAATACGACGCACCTTCAGCGAGCGTTCCCCTGTCGCTCGCTTAAGGCGATAAATAGTCACCGCAGAAGATGACTACCATTTCGTACCAGGCCCATCCATTAGCAgcatgtctctctctctctctctctctctctctctctctctctcacacacacacacacacaaaaaaaagaagaagaagagaagacgAAAATGCCCTCTAATCCCAAGCTCTAATGCCCCTCTATCAGCagtaaaattgaaaaaaaattggttGAAAACAAACATTGCTTAGTTTTCTTCATATGTGCAATTTTGATGATGAAATCACATTTGTGGAGGTCTGAGGAAAATAAGAAAATAAGCACATCAAAAtgcttttaaaaataataatattttAAAGCATTGACTTTTCTTTTGCCCAAAGCATTAGGAATGTTTTTACTTCACAAAAATGTGCACGTATGTAGAACATTCAACACTGCTTGTTGCCAaaattttagattttttttaGTATTTTTCTTAGTTTTTTTTATTTAACTGTTCATGAGGGTGCATTTGAGATCGAAGGCAGAAAATCCACATCCGAGAGAAGAGACATTCTCCTACCAGCATATATATATCTTTCtttaccactagtagaaaaagggtcatctgtcccggttggtaagggccttttgtcccagttgttgaaccgggactaaagggtcgttattaatgccctagccctttagtcccggttcttacacgaaccgggacagatgagcctccacgtggccgctgcggccagcccaggcaggagggccttttgtcccggttggtgtcaccaaccgggaccaaaaggcatccacgcgtcagcatttcagtggctggggtttttgttttttttaaaggagggggggtttagggggtaatttagggtgtgtaagctagctaacagagagaactgtcctctcttatttccgtgcttgatttaccaatgctactgctatgcctaaacatggcttggattaaagtgaaggcaacatgtgatgcatgtcgaaagtaatattaatcctaacttgatcaagtttggattagtactactttcgacatgcaccacatgcttgttgccttcacttaattccaatccatgttcatttcacccactgatatataataactcttcatgcccgcatcatgcattatcataataacaagtcctactaatcatcatcatacaacttctactcgttattaataacaagtcatacgatcatcatcctcatagtcatcgaaccaaccctacttaattgttcttagcacatgatcatcagtattaggtaggacctaaataccctctttaaggtaaaatagcataaaacaatatagaccccgactctccattatggagaatggagatcatcctgtctccaatttttgcgcttcgcttccttttgcttccaagaacctccttgcgactgtccatacattttttccattctttgattttcatgtctccacttcttttagacaTCCGGTATgaacagttgagattcgtaggatgacctggttgtatgttcaaaacatcaaggctaccattctgatacatcaaatgaggcacacaatcctctgggattatctgttgaaaaacatagtaataacttcatagttagcaatgatgtactagttttagaagtatgcaaaagatgcacggatgtcgtaatagtaagaaatcttaccaaggtatctccatagtagttactgttggggatcgtagcagaaattaaaaaatttctacgcatcaccaagatcaatctatggagtcatctagcaacgagagagaggagtgcatccacatacccttgtagatcacgagcggaagcgttcaagtgaacggggttgatggagtcgtactcgtcgtgatccaaatcaccgatgaccgagcgccgaacggacggcacctccgcgttcaacacacgtacggagcagcgacgtctcctccttcttgatccagcaagggggaaggagaggttgatggagatccagcagcacgacggcgtggtggtggaagtagcggggatctcggcagggcttcgccaagctcagcgagagggagaggtgtcacgggagggagagggaggcgccaggggctgtggtgcggctgccctccctcccccctcctatatataggcctcctggggggcgccggccctaggagatctgatctccaagtggggtggcggccaaggggtggcttccccccccccccaagccaagtggggggcgcccccacccctagggtttccaaccctaggcgcaggggaggcccaaggggggcgcaccagcccaccaggggctggttcccctcccacttcagcccatggggccctccggaataggtggccccacccggtggtcccggtacaataccggtgacccccgaaactttcccggtggccgaaactggacttcctatatacaattcttcacctgcggaccattccggaactcctcgtgacgtccaggatctcatccgggactccgaacaactttcgggttaccgcatactaatatctctacaaccctagcgtcaccgaaccttaagtgtgtagaccctacgggttcgggagacatgcagacatgaccgagacgactctccggtcaataaccaacagcgggatctggatacccatgttggctcccacatgttccacgatgatctcatcggatgaaccacgatgtcgaggattcaatcaatcccgtatacaattccctttgtcaatcggtacgttacttgcccgagattcgatcgtcggtatcccaatacctcgttcaatctcgttaccggcaagtcactttactcgtaccataatgcatgatcccgtgaccaaccacttggtcactttgagctcattatgatgatgcattaccgagtgggcccagagatacctctccgtcatacggagtgacaaatcccagtctcgatccgtgtcaacccaacagacactttcagagatacctgtagtgtacctttatagtcacccagttacgttatgacgtttggtacacccaaagcactcctacggcatccgggagttacacgatctcatggtctaaggaaatgatacttgacattggaaaagctctagcaaacgaactgcacgatctttgtgctatgcttaggattgggtcttgtccatcacatcattctcctaatgatgtgatcccgttatcaatgacatccaatgtccatagtcaagaaaccatgactatctgttgatcaacgagctagtcaactagaggctcactagggacatgttgtggtctatgtattcacacatgtattacgatttccggataacacaattatagcatgaacaatagacaattatcatgaacaaggaaatataataataaccattttattattgcctctagggcatatttccaacagtctcccacttgcactagagtcaataatctagttacattgtgatgaatcgaacacccatagagttctggtgttgatcatgttttgctctagggagaggtttagtcaacggatctgctacattcaggtccgtatgtactttacaaatatctatgtctccattttgaacattttcacgaatggagttgaagcgacgcttaatatgcctggtcttcctatgaaacctgggctccttggcaagggcaatagctccagtgttgtcacagaagagagtcatcgggcccgacgcattgggaatcacccctaggtcggtaatgaactcctttatccagattgcttcttgtgctgcctctgaggccgccatgtactccgcttcacatgtagatcccgccacgacgctttgcttgcaactgcaccagcttactgccccaccattcaaaatatacacgtatccggtttgtgacttagagtcatccagatctgtgtcgaagctaggatcgacaaaaccttccggctgcatcatatacaattcttccttaagaaagccgttaaggaatgccgttttgacgtccatttgccatatctcataatcatagaatgcagcaattgctaacatgattcggacggacttcagcttcgctacgggtgagaaagtctcatcgtagtcaaccccttgaacttgtcgataacccttagcgacaagtcgagccttatagatggtcacattaccatccgcgtctgtcttcttcttaaagatccatttattttccatggctcgccgatcatcgggcaagtgagtcaaagtccatacttcgttttcatacatggatcctatctcagatttcatggcttctagccatttgtcggaatctgggcccgccattgcttcttcatagttcgaaggttcaccgttgtctaacaacatgatttccaggacagggttgccataccactctggtgtggaacgtgtccttgtggacctacgaagttcagtaggagcttgatccgaagtaccttgatcatcatcatcattaacttcctctctagttggtgcatgcaccacaggaacattttcctgagctgcgctactttccggttcaagaggtagtacttcatcaagttccactttcctcccacttacttctttcgagagaaactctttctccagaaaggacccgttcagagccatcggtgtagtaggttctatctaccatgttccgcacattgtttgaacaatcaaaataagctgtcaatgaaaataagctgtcaactattttgaaatgaacaatataaattagctaataactatgtttgagaaactcacatagcggtagaattggaggcgtatcaacaaggacccaaatgtccatattgtcttgctcgatgtcaggatcaccaagatccatggtgacaagcataccctcatcaaaaccatacatcttgcaaaatgcttcccaatttttgcaaccaaaatgggttgcgctctcagaattatacagatctacttcaaaatctatatcatgatgggttcttaggtgaattttctttgtttccatactttcatggtcttcaaaacccatcctctccaagacgtagcatcttgcatggcatgggataagctagtcgaattgtaaaagataaAAAGTACacattgaaatagttgaagtcgtgcttaattatgaaaaaataacacttgtcgttgttgcgtaccgtttcaacatcgaaggtctcctccagcttaatactgaagcgccgatcttcgtccaggtgaggcctgtcgcacaaacctcggtcgtcgtggcaccagtcgcactcccccgggagactttcgtcgtccgagtacgacatttcctatgttcataattaaaatattaaacgtctacaattaaatatatgtactaaaaaacctaagttagatcattattattcatcatgggttgactatcggtttgtcgagtcttttcttgaaaactctcagctcacgtggtgtatacattcgaccgttggtgatggtcgctcctcctttcatccccgagtgcattacaccaaaatgtctagcacacgggaatgaaggagaagcgacccccacgacaacagtcggaaTTCTTCGTcctcttatatatatatatggtggaactctccctcactgattcctctcagacatttgcgaccgtcggtgatggtagctccttccttttgttcccgagtgcattacaccaaattgtctagcacacgggaacgaaggagaagctacccccacgacaacagtcgggattcttcgtcctctcatatatgatggagactcaatagacttaaactcaacccgaaatatcgtttaattaactttctaaaaccggttcgtggctggtctcacctcgaggtcggagggggtaggtgacggggacgacggcggggatgatggaggggggctcctagatttctgcgaaaacaaaaaccctataagctatcaactaatcatatgcatatgccttgcatagtgctctccaattttagcattcaaagtaggagtagttttccaatttgagcattcaataagcaaaatcaaatcacaaaataaagtagtattcaaattaggatgcattcaattataagcaaaactacatcatctccatgcgtccgtacatcgtcgaatattatcactaatacacctcgaatactatcatacatatcgctagtacagctagaaccgtagcacccaacgggtatcggcgcgggcggtggacacccaaagggaaggaaccatcacaggatcatagctccagtgagatccctgaagaacctgccaggtattgtcgaacctgccctccaacgcaaccatgtagcgacggacgtgctggtcctcctcgctgacacggtgacgtaccacctccgcggtgtccggaatcctcggcaccgtcactggcccacgcgaccgccaccaaacaaggatcgggtcaacgacgggctggctcctcaccaacctacgccccccggaaggtagcacctcccaaaaccagcccggcggagcccagtcccggacatggcccctctgatcaagccgcctcctccaccgagtcgacgacgaggatgcgggattggcaacgtcgacgtcgatgcgggaataattgctttaactaaaaaaataaactagttctattaattttcttgataaaataaactacttctatatatagtaaaataaagtagttttattaaatcaactggTTCAACTagctactaagcacttactataaataaaataaagtagtacttactaaaaacaAACTACTTCAACATATAggaaaataaagtagttttattaaataaactagttcaactactaagaacttactataaataaaataaagtagtacttactaaaaataaactacttctatatatagtaaaataaagtatttttattaaatcaactagttcaactactaagcgcTAACCTAAAATCAAGTAGTACTTACTAATTTTACTTTTTCCTCTacactaacctaaaatgcactaacctaaaatcgatatctactaacaacctaaataaaaaattaatacatatatgaaaaaaacatatataaacaaaaaatgctatgaacattatattcatacatacatagccacatccatttatcatatagctaccacatacatatatacattatatatatatgaaaaaaatgcaatgaacaaaaaaataatacACATTATATGAAAGAAAAGCACTGAACAgagccgtggcggcggcggctcacatcgggggcggccggcgagggcgatggcgggggcggcgagggcgtcggcgacgaccatggtggggggcgcgggctggggcaggggcgtggccggcgacgacggcgacggtgggGGCGGGTCGTGGCGTAGGGGCGCGGCCGGGCGTGCTCGGGGGCGGCagagggcgacggcgtgggtggcggacgacgtcggcgtgggctcgggggcggcggacggcttcggcgtgggctcgggggcacgggcgacggcgacggggcaGCCTTGCGGCGTCGAGgaggtcggcgtcgtcgggggcaactggcgatgaaaTTCTGAATTTTCGACAAGTGTTTCTTATATAGgaaaggctttggtcccggttcgtcgcaccaaccgggaccaacgccacctttagtcccggttggtgccaccaaccgggaccaacggtggcctttggtcccggttggtggcaccaaccgggactaaaggggtggcattggtaccggttggcgtcacgaaccggtaccaatgcacccctttagtctcggttggtgccaccaaccgggaccaaaggccttgtgctgctgtgcccgcgtcgaaagtttagtcccacctcgctagttgagaggggcgcgcagtggtttataagccccactgccgcacccctctcgagctcctctccattgcaggcttacgggcctaattgtcactgctatgcctgatgggcttactgggccttctgcgggcctgaatcctggcccatcgatgggtttctagtcgtattcaggccgtggtggcccagtaggtggcatattttttattttttgcctgttttttttgttttttttgctttatttattttgttttgtttctacttacaacaaaaaacttatttattttattttttttgtttctaattacttatttattttactttatgataattctttttgctattaaagtttctatcaaaaaaagttctttatgaaaattctttttgcttttaatgattttgaacagaaaatactttgataattttagttgcatcaattttatatgattttagtttcaataatactagaggtttcttataatgttcaaaatgcaccattcaaagccacatcatcatttttaaatcctttctgacttcatttgttatttttcatgcatttactgattattttgagctataagaccctaaaattggaaagtatttcaaatgaactctgaaaaggttgaaagttggcatggtatcaacatttcatccacatagcatgtgcaagaaagttgagagggttacggcaaaaactggatgcacttcgtgtacaaaacggacaatctctatcaaagtatcaggatttcatacgaaaactcgtctgttacaaagggatttcattttttaaaaacttatttgaactcctgactttttgtgtgttcaaaatgcaccattcaaagccacatcatcatttttcaatcctttctgactttatttgttatttttcatgcatttactaattattttgagctataagaccctaaaattgaaactgaaaaggttgaaagttggcatggtatcatcatttcatcaacatagcatgtgcaagaaagttgagagggttacggcaaaaactggatgcacttcgtgtacaaaatggacaatctctttcaaagtatcaggatttcatatggaaactcgtctgttacaaaggaatttcatttttttaacttatttgaactcctgactttttgtgtgttcaaaatgcaccattcaaagccagatcatcatttttcaatcctttctgacttcatttgttatttttca
This genomic window from Aegilops tauschii subsp. strangulata cultivar AL8/78 chromosome 4, Aet v6.0, whole genome shotgun sequence contains:
- the LOC141022025 gene encoding uncharacterized protein, whose amino-acid sequence is MEERQHGTTSAAALWGHAHLPPLAPELDPGRSYPLPFLSSFRAVARAKCRDIYLIRRCVYETIAKDEIPRLFPPEVPQRLLTLLLRKFQRIRSYRADQRPGAAFIYLFHLKTTQLIQWQLS